Proteins from a genomic interval of Microbacterium phyllosphaerae:
- a CDS encoding DEAD/DEAH box helicase: MPAILDPTTLTDGSDADAVYTAFVEWAESTGIRLYPAQDEAVIEIVSGNNLILSTPTGTGKSLVAVGAHFAALVEGRRSYYTAPIKALVSEKFFALVDVFGASNVGMITGDSSVNPDAPIICCTAEILANLALRQGTDAAVHQVVMDEFHFYADPDRGWAWQVPLLELPQAQFILMSATLGDVSQLSSDLTRRTGRDTASVTGVERPVPLHYFYETTPIHETIDDLLGTGQSPIYVVHFSQAAAMERAQALSSTKVATREQRDEIAALIGGFRFTTAFGKTLSRFLRAGIGVHHAGMLPKYRRLVEQLAQRGLLRVICGTDTLGVGINVPIRTVLLTALTKFDGTRMRQLSAREFHQIAGRAGRAGFDTAGTVVAQAPEHESENVAAIKKAGDDPKKKRKIVRKKAPDGFVSWGEPSFRKLIDAEPETLTSHMQITSAMMLNVIGRGGDVFGNMRALVYDNHEPRKRQRELALRAIGIYRTLLESGVVEQTADGEIRLTVDLQPNFALNQPLSPFALAAFELLDPDPSAGTGTGSYALDMISIVESTLDDPRAILGQQEFQARGEAVAVMKREGIEYDERMELLEEITYPKPLDELLSAAFETFSAAQPWIRDFELHPKSVVRDMYERAMSFGEYVAFYKIARSEGVVLRYLSDAYRAASQTIPEELKDEDLRDLIEWLGELVRQVDSSLLDEWEELVNGVLQGPDDEPIVPPAPKRLSSNVRAFRTLVRNELFRRVQLAAREDVSALAELDPSFGADAWSDALDGYFADHDEILTGANARSSQLLLLTEGVSEWTVRQILDDPAGDHDWGISATVDLAASDEEGAAVVTVTGVDRL, encoded by the coding sequence ATGCCTGCGATCCTCGACCCGACCACACTGACCGACGGATCCGATGCGGATGCCGTCTACACGGCGTTCGTCGAGTGGGCGGAGTCGACCGGCATCCGCCTCTACCCCGCGCAGGACGAAGCGGTCATCGAGATCGTCTCGGGCAACAACCTGATCCTGTCGACGCCCACCGGCACCGGAAAGTCGCTCGTCGCGGTCGGCGCGCACTTCGCCGCGCTCGTCGAGGGCCGCCGTTCGTATTACACGGCCCCGATCAAGGCCCTGGTGAGTGAGAAGTTCTTCGCCCTCGTCGACGTGTTCGGCGCCTCCAACGTCGGCATGATCACGGGCGACTCGTCGGTGAACCCGGATGCGCCGATCATCTGCTGCACGGCCGAGATCCTCGCCAACCTCGCTCTGCGCCAGGGCACGGATGCCGCGGTGCACCAGGTCGTGATGGACGAGTTCCACTTCTACGCCGACCCCGACCGCGGGTGGGCGTGGCAGGTGCCGCTGCTCGAGCTGCCGCAGGCGCAGTTCATCCTCATGTCGGCGACCCTCGGCGATGTGTCGCAGCTGTCGAGCGACCTCACCCGCAGGACCGGCCGCGACACGGCATCCGTCACGGGAGTCGAACGCCCCGTGCCGCTGCACTACTTCTATGAGACGACGCCGATCCACGAGACGATCGACGACCTGCTCGGCACCGGTCAGTCGCCGATCTACGTCGTGCACTTCTCGCAGGCGGCGGCGATGGAGCGGGCGCAGGCGCTGTCGAGCACCAAGGTCGCCACGCGGGAGCAGCGAGACGAGATCGCGGCGCTGATCGGCGGTTTCCGTTTCACGACCGCGTTCGGCAAGACCCTTTCGCGGTTCCTCCGGGCGGGCATCGGCGTTCACCATGCCGGGATGCTGCCCAAGTACCGCCGGCTCGTCGAACAGCTCGCGCAGCGCGGCCTGCTGCGGGTGATCTGCGGCACCGACACCCTCGGCGTCGGCATCAACGTGCCGATCCGCACGGTGCTGCTCACGGCGTTGACGAAGTTCGACGGCACCCGGATGCGGCAGCTCAGCGCCCGCGAGTTCCACCAGATCGCGGGACGCGCAGGTCGGGCGGGCTTCGACACCGCGGGCACGGTCGTCGCGCAGGCTCCGGAGCACGAGAGCGAGAACGTCGCCGCGATCAAGAAGGCCGGCGACGATCCGAAGAAGAAGCGCAAGATCGTCCGCAAGAAGGCACCTGATGGCTTCGTCTCGTGGGGAGAGCCGTCGTTCCGCAAGCTGATCGACGCCGAACCCGAGACCCTGACCTCGCACATGCAGATCACGAGCGCCATGATGCTCAACGTGATCGGCCGCGGCGGCGACGTCTTCGGCAACATGCGCGCGCTGGTCTACGACAACCACGAGCCCCGCAAGAGGCAGCGTGAGCTCGCACTGCGCGCGATCGGCATCTACCGGACGCTGCTCGAGTCGGGCGTCGTCGAACAGACCGCAGACGGCGAGATCCGCCTGACGGTCGACCTGCAGCCGAACTTCGCGCTGAACCAGCCGCTGTCGCCGTTCGCCCTCGCGGCGTTCGAGCTGCTCGACCCCGATCCCTCGGCCGGCACCGGCACCGGGTCGTACGCCCTTGACATGATCTCGATCGTCGAATCGACGCTCGACGACCCGCGCGCCATCCTCGGCCAGCAGGAGTTCCAGGCGCGCGGCGAGGCGGTCGCCGTCATGAAGCGCGAGGGCATCGAGTACGACGAGCGCATGGAACTGCTCGAGGAGATCACCTACCCGAAGCCGCTCGACGAGCTCCTGAGCGCGGCATTCGAGACCTTCAGCGCCGCCCAGCCGTGGATCCGCGACTTCGAACTGCATCCGAAGTCGGTCGTGCGCGACATGTACGAGCGAGCCATGTCGTTCGGAGAATATGTCGCCTTCTACAAGATCGCGCGCTCTGAGGGCGTGGTGCTGCGCTACCTCTCCGATGCGTATCGCGCGGCCTCGCAGACGATTCCCGAAGAGCTCAAGGACGAGGACCTCCGCGACCTCATCGAGTGGCTCGGCGAGCTCGTCCGCCAGGTCGACTCGAGCCTGCTCGACGAGTGGGAGGAGCTCGTCAACGGCGTTCTCCAGGGCCCGGATGACGAGCCGATCGTCCCACCTGCGCCGAAGCGTCTCTCCTCGAACGTGCGCGCTTTCCGCACCCTCGTGCGCAACGAGCTGTTCCGCCGTGTGCAGCTCGCGGCCCGTGAGGATGTCTCGGCTCTCGCCGAGCTCGACCCGTCGTTCGGCGCGGATGCCTGGTCCGACGCGCTCGACGGCTACTTCGCCGATCACGACGAGATCCTCACCGGCGCGAACGCCCGCAGCTCCCAGCTGCTGCTCCTCACCGAGGGCGTCAGCGAGTGGACCGTGCGTCAGATCCTCGACGACCCGGCGGGCGACCATGACTGGGGCATCTCGGCCACGGTCGACCTCGCCGCCTCCGACGAGGAGGGCGCCGCCGTCGTCACCGTGACGGGCGTCGACCGACTCTGA
- the deoD gene encoding purine-nucleoside phosphorylase, with product MSTHIAAEPGQIAPIVLFPGDPLRAKWIAETFLEDAELYSETRGMLGYTGTWEGHRVSVQGSGMGQPSMAIYANELFEEYDVQTIVRVGSCGALTENLKVRDIIIANGACTDSGINRVRFHGLDYAPVADFGLLRAAVEASEAEPLDSAVHVGLLFSSDQFYSTRPELTEPFVKHGVLGVEMEAAGLYTLAAYYERRALAICTVSDHIVTGEETTAQEREQTFGDMIRIALRAATSV from the coding sequence ATGAGCACGCACATCGCCGCAGAGCCCGGTCAGATCGCCCCCATCGTCCTGTTCCCCGGTGACCCGCTGCGCGCGAAGTGGATCGCGGAGACGTTCCTGGAGGACGCCGAGCTGTACTCCGAGACCCGCGGGATGCTGGGGTACACCGGCACCTGGGAGGGTCACCGTGTCTCGGTGCAGGGCTCGGGCATGGGCCAGCCGTCGATGGCGATCTATGCGAACGAGCTGTTCGAGGAGTACGACGTGCAGACAATCGTGCGCGTCGGATCGTGCGGCGCTCTGACCGAGAACCTGAAGGTCCGAGACATCATCATCGCCAACGGCGCCTGCACCGACTCGGGCATCAACCGCGTGCGCTTCCACGGTCTCGACTACGCCCCTGTCGCCGACTTCGGCCTGCTGCGCGCGGCGGTCGAGGCGAGCGAGGCGGAGCCCCTGGACTCGGCCGTGCACGTGGGGCTGCTCTTCTCGAGCGACCAGTTCTACAGCACGCGCCCCGAGCTCACCGAGCCGTTCGTGAAGCACGGGGTTCTCGGCGTCGAGATGGAGGCCGCGGGCCTGTACACCCTGGCCGCCTACTACGAGCGCCGCGCCCTGGCCATCTGCACGGTGTCGGATCACATCGTCACCGGCGAGGAGACGACCGCGCAGGAGCGCGAGCAGACGTTCGGCGACATGATCCGCATCGCGCTGCGCGCCGCGACCTCGGTCTGA
- a CDS encoding DNA alkylation repair protein — MSDMTVADALAELAAIEDPKMRAANEKRGDDHGMNLSRLRGVAKRIKTDHPLAKELWATGETGPRLLALLICTPKQFTADELDAMLRETRPPKVNDWFVNYVAKKTPLAEELRLRWFDDSDPTVAAAAWSLTTVRVAKDAEGLDLEHLLDLIERDLKDAPKRLQWSMNETLANIGIFHPELRARALEIGERLQVLADYPTAPGCTSPFAPAWIGEIVRRREG; from the coding sequence ATGTCTGACATGACCGTCGCCGACGCGCTGGCCGAGCTGGCCGCGATCGAGGATCCGAAGATGCGCGCGGCGAACGAGAAGCGCGGCGACGACCATGGCATGAACCTCAGCCGGCTGCGCGGGGTCGCCAAGCGCATCAAGACGGATCACCCCCTGGCGAAGGAGCTGTGGGCGACCGGCGAGACCGGCCCTCGGCTGCTCGCCCTGCTCATCTGCACGCCGAAGCAGTTCACCGCCGACGAGCTCGATGCGATGCTCCGCGAGACTCGGCCCCCGAAGGTCAACGACTGGTTCGTGAACTATGTCGCCAAGAAGACGCCCCTCGCCGAAGAGCTGCGTCTGCGCTGGTTCGACGACTCCGACCCGACGGTCGCCGCCGCGGCGTGGTCGCTCACGACCGTCCGCGTCGCCAAGGACGCGGAAGGCCTCGATCTGGAGCACCTGCTCGACCTGATCGAGCGCGACCTGAAGGATGCACCGAAGCGCCTGCAGTGGTCGATGAACGAGACCCTCGCGAACATCGGCATCTTCCACCCCGAGCTGCGCGCCAGGGCGCTGGAGATCGGTGAGCGCCTGCAGGTGCTGGCCGACTACCCCACCGCTCCGGGCTGCACCTCGCCCTTCGCTCCGGCATGGATCGGCGAGATCGTGCGGCGACGCGAGGGCTGA
- a CDS encoding FUSC family protein, with amino-acid sequence MRIHAAIRASKRSPLLQVVKSAAATIAAWMLAGWVVPGQLPVFAAIAALLVVQPSVNQSLSKALERSIGVIAGVIIAVLLGLLLGSPSWIVLLAIVVAMLVAWALRATPGTGNQVAISAMLVLALGSTPDYALARIVETLIGVVIGIVVNALIVPPVLVAPARRDLGLLGSELAASLDRLADALPEPQTPAGLQELMLEARLLRPMKDAAEASIEAGEESLTLNPRRSTHREELVEMRALLERLSPIVTQTIGMTRAYFDHYDDSIGQEPAVTAIAEQLRRAGHDVRLAVQIADVAPEPETLTSAIPALTAPLVIRPPASTHWILIGSLMEDLRRIRGELVDED; translated from the coding sequence ATGCGCATCCATGCCGCGATCCGCGCCTCCAAGCGCTCACCCCTGCTGCAGGTGGTGAAGTCCGCGGCGGCGACGATCGCCGCGTGGATGCTCGCGGGCTGGGTCGTGCCGGGTCAACTGCCGGTCTTCGCCGCGATCGCGGCCCTGCTCGTCGTGCAGCCCAGCGTCAACCAGTCTCTGTCGAAGGCGCTCGAGCGCAGCATCGGCGTGATCGCCGGCGTGATCATCGCCGTCCTGCTCGGGCTGCTGCTCGGATCGCCGAGCTGGATCGTGCTGCTCGCGATCGTCGTGGCCATGCTCGTCGCGTGGGCGTTGCGGGCGACGCCGGGTACCGGCAACCAGGTCGCGATCTCGGCGATGCTCGTGCTCGCCCTCGGGTCGACCCCCGACTACGCCCTCGCCCGCATCGTCGAGACCCTGATCGGGGTCGTGATCGGCATCGTCGTCAACGCGCTGATCGTGCCGCCCGTGCTCGTCGCCCCCGCTCGGCGCGACCTCGGCCTGCTCGGCAGCGAGCTCGCCGCGAGCCTCGACCGTCTGGCCGACGCCCTGCCCGAGCCGCAGACGCCCGCGGGACTGCAGGAGCTCATGCTCGAGGCACGGCTGCTGCGCCCGATGAAGGATGCCGCAGAGGCGTCGATCGAGGCCGGCGAGGAGTCCCTCACGCTCAACCCGCGCCGTTCCACCCACCGCGAGGAACTCGTCGAGATGCGCGCGCTGCTCGAGCGGCTCTCGCCGATCGTGACGCAGACGATCGGCATGACCCGCGCCTACTTCGATCACTACGACGACTCGATCGGCCAGGAGCCCGCAGTCACGGCGATCGCCGAGCAGTTGCGTCGAGCGGGCCACGATGTGCGCCTCGCGGTGCAGATCGCGGATGTGGCGCCTGAGCCCGAGACCCTCACGTCCGCGATCCCCGCGCTGACGGCACCGCTCGTGATCCGTCCCCCCGCCTCGACGCACTGGATCCTCATCGGGTCGCTGATGGAAGACCTCCGTCGCATCCGCGGAGAGCTCGTCGACGAGGACTGA
- a CDS encoding SRPBCC family protein translates to MVQIIETIDVHVPIDVAYNQWTQFESFPEFLDEVESIRQIDDTHNRWIVKVGGATREFDAEITEQHPDERVAWKSVGGDTEHAGVVTFHKIEDLTTRVTVQIDWEPEGLLEKVGALVGAGSHAVKKDLKNFKEFMEKRGAETGAWRGDVKA, encoded by the coding sequence ATGGTGCAGATCATCGAGACCATCGACGTCCACGTTCCGATCGACGTCGCCTACAACCAGTGGACGCAGTTCGAGAGCTTCCCGGAGTTCCTCGACGAGGTCGAGTCCATCCGCCAGATCGACGACACCCACAACCGGTGGATCGTGAAGGTCGGCGGCGCGACGCGCGAGTTCGACGCCGAGATCACCGAGCAGCACCCTGACGAACGGGTCGCCTGGAAGAGCGTCGGCGGCGACACGGAGCATGCGGGCGTCGTGACGTTCCACAAGATCGAGGACCTCACGACCCGCGTGACGGTGCAGATCGACTGGGAGCCCGAAGGGTTGCTCGAGAAGGTCGGAGCGCTCGTCGGTGCGGGGTCGCACGCGGTGAAGAAGGACCTGAAGAACTTCAAGGAGTTCATGGAGAAGCGCGGTGCCGAGACCGGCGCGTGGCGCGGCGACGTGAAGGCCTGA
- a CDS encoding helix-turn-helix transcriptional regulator produces the protein MPPSAPSATMVGREVELAIVRGFFDQVVEGVPIAVLVEGEAGIGKSRLLREFGAEVANRADVHVGWCLDLGASRTPFGPLTGILRSIVARMGADRVRDELGVGVEALGMLLPELNPTERSQTSPDRLRDAIASLIEAAAELAPQVLVVEDLHWADESTLALLSFLLRTLARGRILLVLTCRSDDVRRGDAVSRFIGESTRARLLERVAVERLATASVRQLAEAITGEPLSDTALERIQERAEGVPFFVEEIAGCSAGPLPGSLRDLLLARFDRLGDDARGVVQVVSGAERPLTHPLVTQLAGLPEARLDEAIREATMSGILVVVDDDYRFRHALLREAVHDDLLPGERARLHRAYAETLEENCTGTDSGDPAALAYHWQLAQDDRRALAAAVTAMLDAKSRFAFASAARFGELALDLWIRVPDAASVVEVERFELLRTLGSVLRNAGDGERALAVVNVALGEVDPETVDPRTHARLLRDKAYYMMNLGREGSIPLLQQALAALDGRVNDDRLRASILNQLASRYMIAGRLDEAITLAIEAGDRAARAGSDDEASIAANVRGGARAHLGDLEAGHREYALALQLAKGTNAEMRYRVNYSDLLGLLGRYRDAVQVAEDGLAPARAFGVERTTGALMTQNMAVPLLEMGEIDRVEGMLARELSQRTLRISHMYSTMTRVRVLSWRGRHEQAAEIVREWHPSFEETGRVERQIWYDEVMMRVAVAEGRNDHARALAEVRAMLADDGPVFLHQRRLLLEAGWMIAELRASGVDVGEAVGEVRSAWSAQPTQLLDDTWWSILDALLSPSIPALRAAVDLADGDDVPVTVRVTTRLELARLLVDTGERTEAASVLAHALAEAERLGHVPLTQAVGAFSVAAGLAAASDPSRAVAESDPLTSREGQVLALIAEGLSNRQIGERLFISAKTVSVHVSAVLRKLGVSTRTEAAVLQQKSAFAAFGQPVVVR, from the coding sequence ATGCCCCCATCCGCCCCGAGCGCCACGATGGTCGGCCGCGAGGTCGAGCTGGCGATCGTGCGCGGGTTCTTCGACCAGGTGGTCGAAGGGGTCCCGATCGCGGTGCTCGTCGAGGGCGAGGCGGGCATCGGCAAGTCGCGTCTGCTGCGCGAGTTCGGTGCCGAGGTCGCGAACCGGGCCGACGTCCACGTCGGCTGGTGTCTCGACCTCGGGGCATCGCGCACCCCGTTCGGACCGTTGACCGGCATCCTGCGCTCGATCGTCGCGCGAATGGGTGCGGATCGTGTGCGTGACGAGCTCGGCGTCGGCGTCGAGGCGCTGGGCATGCTGCTGCCCGAGCTCAACCCCACCGAGCGCTCGCAGACCAGTCCCGACCGGTTGCGCGACGCGATCGCATCGCTCATCGAGGCCGCCGCAGAACTGGCTCCGCAGGTGCTGGTGGTCGAAGACCTGCACTGGGCCGACGAGTCGACTCTCGCGCTCCTCTCCTTCCTGCTGCGCACGCTCGCCCGAGGGCGCATTCTGCTCGTGCTCACCTGCCGTTCCGACGACGTGCGCCGCGGCGACGCGGTGAGCCGGTTCATCGGCGAGTCGACCCGCGCGCGCCTCCTCGAGCGGGTCGCCGTCGAGAGGCTCGCGACGGCATCGGTGCGGCAGCTCGCCGAAGCGATCACCGGAGAGCCGCTCAGCGACACCGCGCTCGAACGGATCCAGGAGCGCGCAGAGGGCGTGCCGTTCTTCGTCGAGGAGATCGCCGGATGCTCGGCCGGTCCCCTTCCCGGCAGTCTGCGCGATCTGCTGCTCGCCCGGTTCGACCGGCTCGGCGACGATGCGAGAGGCGTCGTGCAGGTCGTGTCCGGGGCAGAGCGTCCTCTGACGCATCCGCTGGTCACGCAGCTCGCCGGCCTGCCCGAGGCGCGGCTCGATGAGGCGATCCGCGAGGCGACGATGAGCGGCATCCTCGTCGTGGTCGACGATGACTATCGATTCCGGCACGCGCTGCTGCGCGAGGCCGTGCACGACGACCTGCTCCCCGGTGAGCGGGCACGCCTGCATCGCGCCTACGCCGAGACCCTCGAAGAGAACTGCACCGGCACCGACAGCGGCGACCCCGCAGCCCTCGCGTATCACTGGCAGCTCGCGCAAGACGACCGGCGTGCGCTCGCCGCAGCCGTCACCGCGATGCTCGACGCCAAGTCACGGTTCGCCTTCGCCAGTGCCGCGCGATTCGGCGAACTCGCCCTCGACCTGTGGATCCGGGTACCCGACGCGGCGAGCGTCGTCGAGGTCGAGCGGTTCGAACTGCTTCGCACTCTCGGCTCGGTGCTGCGCAACGCCGGCGACGGCGAGCGTGCGCTCGCGGTGGTCAACGTCGCCCTCGGCGAGGTCGACCCCGAGACGGTCGACCCGCGCACGCACGCGAGGCTGCTGCGCGACAAGGCGTACTACATGATGAACCTCGGGCGGGAGGGATCGATCCCCCTGTTGCAGCAGGCGCTCGCCGCCCTCGACGGCAGAGTCAACGACGATCGGCTGCGCGCGTCGATCCTCAATCAGCTGGCGAGCAGATACATGATCGCGGGGCGGCTCGACGAGGCGATCACGCTGGCGATCGAGGCCGGAGACCGTGCGGCGAGGGCGGGATCCGATGACGAGGCGTCCATCGCTGCGAACGTCCGCGGCGGTGCCCGTGCGCACCTCGGCGATCTCGAGGCAGGGCACCGCGAGTACGCGCTCGCCCTGCAGCTGGCGAAGGGCACGAACGCCGAGATGCGATACCGGGTCAACTACTCCGATCTGCTGGGGCTGCTCGGGCGCTACCGCGATGCGGTGCAGGTCGCCGAAGACGGCCTCGCTCCGGCGCGCGCATTCGGCGTCGAGCGGACGACCGGCGCCCTGATGACCCAGAACATGGCGGTGCCGCTTCTCGAGATGGGCGAGATCGACCGCGTCGAGGGGATGCTGGCGCGCGAGCTCTCCCAGCGGACGCTGCGCATCTCGCACATGTACTCCACGATGACGCGCGTCCGCGTGCTGTCGTGGCGGGGCAGGCACGAGCAGGCGGCCGAGATCGTACGCGAGTGGCATCCGTCGTTCGAGGAGACCGGACGCGTCGAACGGCAGATCTGGTACGACGAGGTGATGATGCGGGTCGCCGTCGCCGAGGGGCGCAACGATCACGCGCGCGCTCTCGCCGAGGTCAGGGCGATGCTCGCCGATGACGGGCCGGTGTTCCTCCACCAGCGACGGCTTCTCCTCGAGGCGGGGTGGATGATCGCCGAACTCCGCGCATCCGGCGTCGATGTCGGTGAAGCCGTCGGTGAGGTGCGATCAGCCTGGTCGGCGCAGCCGACCCAGCTGCTCGATGACACCTGGTGGTCGATCCTCGACGCGCTGCTCTCTCCGTCGATCCCCGCACTGCGTGCGGCTGTCGATCTCGCCGACGGCGACGATGTGCCGGTGACGGTCCGGGTGACGACCCGGCTCGAGCTCGCGCGTCTGCTCGTCGACACGGGAGAGCGCACCGAGGCAGCCTCCGTTCTGGCCCACGCGCTCGCCGAGGCGGAGCGGCTCGGGCACGTGCCGTTGACTCAGGCCGTCGGGGCATTCTCGGTCGCGGCCGGCCTCGCCGCAGCATCCGATCCCTCCCGTGCCGTCGCGGAATCCGACCCCCTCACCTCGCGTGAGGGGCAGGTTCTCGCGCTGATCGCCGAGGGCCTGAGCAACCGGCAGATCGGCGAGCGGCTGTTCATCAGTGCGAAGACGGTGAGCGTGCACGTGTCGGCCGTGCTGCGCAAGCTCGGTGTCAGCACACGCACAGAAGCGGCGGTTCTGCAGCAGAAGTCGGCGTTCGCGGCATTCGGTCAGCCTGTCGTGGTACGTTGA
- a CDS encoding cold-shock protein, with translation MATGTVKWFNAEKGFGFIAPDDGTDDLFAHYSAIAGSGFKELRENQKVEFDAERGPKGMQAANIRAL, from the coding sequence ATGGCCACTGGCACTGTGAAATGGTTCAACGCGGAAAAGGGCTTCGGCTTCATCGCTCCCGATGACGGCACGGACGACCTTTTCGCCCACTACTCGGCAATCGCCGGCTCCGGTTTCAAGGAGCTCCGCGAGAACCAGAAGGTCGAATTCGACGCTGAGCGTGGCCCCAAGGGCATGCAGGCGGCGAACATCCGCGCTCTCTGA
- a CDS encoding iron-siderophore ABC transporter substrate-binding protein gives MRTSRLIAAGVAAALAIGLTACATPAADNGSDSAGGNPADDSAFPVTIEHVFGETTIETKPERVATIAWANHEVPLALGIVPVGMSKATWGDDDDNGILPWVEEKLDELGGDEPVLFDESDGIDYEAVADTNPDVILASYSGLTQEEYDTLSKIAPVVAYPEVAWGTPVDEMIEMNSKALGLEAQGEALIEDLHADAEAALEENSVLKDKKVLFAYVDPSDLSQVGYYTAIDTRPGYLHDDLGLPLPSIVEENADSDQFYLTVSAEEADKFDDVDVFVTYGDESLIATLQADPLLSKIPAIAEGRIAILPDATPIAASANPSPLSIPWGLSDYLALLAAPLAAK, from the coding sequence GTGCGCACCTCTCGTCTCATCGCCGCCGGTGTCGCCGCGGCCCTCGCCATCGGCCTCACCGCCTGCGCGACGCCCGCCGCCGACAACGGATCCGACTCGGCCGGCGGCAACCCGGCCGACGACAGCGCCTTCCCCGTCACGATCGAGCACGTGTTCGGCGAGACGACCATCGAGACCAAGCCCGAGCGCGTCGCGACGATCGCGTGGGCCAACCACGAGGTTCCCCTCGCCCTCGGCATCGTGCCGGTCGGCATGAGCAAGGCGACGTGGGGCGACGACGACGACAACGGCATCCTGCCCTGGGTCGAGGAGAAGCTCGACGAGCTCGGCGGCGACGAGCCCGTGCTCTTCGACGAGTCCGACGGCATCGACTACGAGGCCGTCGCCGACACGAACCCCGACGTCATCCTCGCCTCGTACTCCGGCCTGACGCAGGAGGAGTACGACACCCTCTCCAAGATCGCACCGGTCGTCGCCTACCCCGAGGTCGCCTGGGGCACCCCGGTCGACGAGATGATCGAGATGAACTCGAAGGCACTCGGCCTCGAGGCTCAGGGCGAGGCCCTGATCGAGGACCTGCACGCCGATGCCGAGGCCGCCCTCGAAGAGAACAGCGTCCTCAAGGACAAGAAGGTCCTGTTCGCCTACGTCGACCCGAGCGACCTGAGCCAGGTCGGCTACTACACCGCGATCGACACGCGTCCCGGATACCTGCACGACGACCTCGGCCTTCCGCTGCCGTCGATCGTCGAGGAGAACGCCGACAGCGACCAGTTCTACCTGACGGTCAGCGCTGAAGAGGCCGACAAGTTCGACGACGTCGACGTGTTCGTGACCTACGGCGACGAGTCGCTCATCGCGACGCTGCAGGCCGACCCGCTGCTGTCGAAGATCCCGGCCATCGCCGAGGGCCGCATCGCGATCCTCCCGGATGCCACTCCCATCGCCGCGTCGGCGAACCCGTCGCCGCTGTCGATCCCGTGGGGTCTCTCCGACTACCTCGCTCTGCTGGCAGCACCGCTCGCCGCGAAGTGA
- a CDS encoding FecCD family ABC transporter permease, which translates to MPVTAVTIPTPGTADLRRPAWARSLWLLVGVGVLLVLCILSICFGVRAVSIDDIFAALAGQDDTLAQAAIIKRLPRTVLAILVGAALALSGATMQAVTRNPIADPGILGVSNGASLAVVLGLAFLGLTDAYSQMALAIIGAALAAAFVYTVGSLGRGGATPLKLALAGAATSAAFASLISAVMLPRVDLLQAFQSWQIGGVGGAEWPRIAITAPVLALGALICFVSARGMNSLALGDDMAKGLGEHVFRTRLVSAVGAVILAGAATAIAGPIGFVGLVIPHVCRMLIGTDHRWLLPFSALAGSALLLASDIVGRVIAPSSEEIQVGIITAIIGAPFFIWIVRRQKVREL; encoded by the coding sequence ATTCCCGTGACCGCTGTCACCATCCCCACGCCGGGCACCGCAGACCTGCGGCGCCCGGCGTGGGCGCGCTCGCTCTGGCTGCTCGTCGGAGTGGGTGTGCTGCTCGTGCTCTGCATCCTGTCCATCTGCTTCGGCGTGCGCGCTGTGAGCATCGACGACATCTTCGCCGCACTCGCGGGGCAGGATGACACGCTCGCTCAGGCGGCGATCATCAAGCGGCTCCCGCGCACCGTGCTCGCGATCCTCGTCGGTGCCGCTCTCGCGCTCTCGGGCGCGACGATGCAGGCGGTCACCCGCAACCCGATCGCCGACCCCGGCATCCTCGGCGTCTCGAACGGCGCCTCGCTCGCGGTGGTGCTCGGTCTCGCCTTCCTCGGTCTGACCGATGCGTACAGCCAGATGGCCCTCGCGATCATCGGCGCCGCCCTCGCCGCCGCCTTCGTCTACACGGTCGGCTCGCTCGGACGCGGTGGCGCGACCCCCCTCAAGCTCGCGTTGGCGGGTGCCGCCACCTCGGCGGCGTTCGCCTCGCTCATCAGCGCGGTCATGCTGCCGCGCGTCGACCTGCTGCAGGCCTTCCAGTCCTGGCAGATCGGCGGAGTCGGCGGTGCCGAATGGCCGCGCATCGCGATCACCGCTCCCGTGCTCGCGCTCGGCGCACTCATCTGCTTCGTGAGCGCCCGCGGTATGAACTCCCTCGCGCTCGGCGACGACATGGCCAAGGGGCTGGGGGAGCACGTGTTCCGCACGCGCCTCGTCTCAGCGGTCGGCGCGGTGATCCTCGCCGGTGCCGCCACTGCGATCGCCGGGCCCATCGGCTTCGTCGGTCTCGTGATCCCACACGTGTGCCGGATGCTGATCGGCACCGACCACCGCTGGCTGCTGCCGTTCTCAGCTCTGGCCGGCTCCGCCCTGCTGCTCGCGAGCGACATCGTCGGCCGTGTCATCGCTCCGTCGTCGGAGGAGATCCAGGTCGGCATCATCACCGCGATCATCGGCGCCCCGTTCTTCATCTGGATCGTCCGTCGTCAGAAGGTGCGTGAACTGTGA